The following are encoded together in the Triticum dicoccoides isolate Atlit2015 ecotype Zavitan chromosome 6B, WEW_v2.0, whole genome shotgun sequence genome:
- the LOC119321094 gene encoding ethylene-responsive transcription factor 5-like, with the protein MEPNHNGYGYGYYDNNNGSYTNDDNPCYYAMSYATSEPSSYGYQYQQSPSTQPQSSYDNHYYAATIYSYAAYDITNSSAAQSYAADDDIAPYPQQQQPQYLNFGGSSYQYDGAASAMGMGMDMDQFSALMEATSISPAAPSWAEQHEAKKANAESPQLIGVPRGPWGKYAAEIRDSTRSGERVWLGTFDTPEAAALAYDQAAYTSRGTAAVLNFPVERVRESLRVLKLGEAADAGKDDSPVLALKRRHCIRKRTPKGKGQGDMKKKQPAAAAASSVLELEDLGADYLEELLALSEQWSNE; encoded by the exons ATGGAACCTAACCACAACGGCTACGGCTACGGCTACTACGACAACAACAATGGATCCTATACAAATGATGACAACCCATGCTACTACGCCATGAGCTATGCCACTTCCGAGCCCTCCTCCTATGGCTACCAATACCAGCAGTCTCCTTCCACCCAGCCCCAGTCCTCCTACGACAACCACTACTATGCCGCGA CAATTTACTCCTATGCCGCCTACGACATCACCAACTCCTCTGCGGCCCAGTCCTACGCAGCCGACGACGACATTGCTCCTTacccgcagcagcagcagccacaGTACCTCAATTTCGGCGGCAGCAGCTATCAGTACGATGGTGCCGCGAGTGCTATGGGCATGGGCATGGACATGGACCAGTTCAGCGCGCTCATGGAGGCCACGTCGATCTCACCTGCTGCACCATCCTGGGCGGAGCAGCACGAGGCAAAGAAGGCCAACGCCGAGTCTCCGCAGCTGATCGGCGTGCCGAGGGGGCCGTGGGGCAAGTACGCCGCGGAGATCCGGGACTCCACGCGCAGCGGCGAGCGCGTGTGGCTGGGCACCTTCGACACCCCGGAGGCCGCTGCGCTGGCCTACGACCAGGCGGCCTACACGTCGCGCGGAACTGCGGCCGTGCTCAATTTCCCGGTGGAGCGAGTCCGGGAGTCGCTGCGCGTGCTGAAGCTCGGCGAAGCCGCGGACGCGGGGAAGGACGACTCGCCTGTGCTGGCGCTCAAGAGGCGCCACTGCATCCGGAAGCGCACTCCCAAGGGCAAGGGCCAGGGTGACATGAAGAAGAAgcaacctgctgctgctgctgcgtcgAGCGTGCTGGAGCTGGAGGACCTAGGAGCAGACTACTTGGAAGAGCTGCTCGCGTTGTCCGAGCAGTGGTCGAATGAATGA